The following proteins are co-located in the Pedobacter frigiditerrae genome:
- a CDS encoding response regulator transcription factor — MSTAKQKILIVDDEPDILELIEYNLKKEGYQVFLASNGQEGITVAKKVQPDLIILDIMMPKMDGIEACRLMRAIPEFKNTFMVFLTARSEEYSEIAGFNVGADDYIAKPIKPRALVSRINAILRRNTSGEEVSDNKVEIGDLVIDREAYLVYQNGTKVVLAKKEFELLYLLASKPGKVYTRESILKNIWEDSVVVTNRTIDVHIRKLREKLGETYVATVKGVGYKFELS; from the coding sequence ATGAGCACAGCGAAACAGAAAATATTAATTGTTGATGATGAACCGGATATTTTAGAGCTGATTGAATACAACTTAAAAAAAGAAGGTTATCAGGTATTTTTAGCAAGCAATGGTCAGGAAGGAATTACTGTTGCCAAAAAAGTTCAACCAGATTTGATTATTTTGGATATCATGATGCCCAAAATGGATGGAATTGAAGCTTGTCGTTTAATGAGGGCAATACCTGAGTTTAAAAATACTTTCATGGTGTTTTTAACTGCTAGGAGCGAAGAGTACTCTGAAATTGCTGGTTTTAATGTGGGTGCTGATGATTACATCGCCAAACCAATTAAACCAAGAGCATTAGTAAGCAGGATAAATGCTATTCTTCGAAGAAATACAAGTGGCGAAGAAGTATCTGACAACAAAGTTGAAATAGGCGATTTAGTAATTGATAGAGAAGCTTATTTGGTGTATCAAAACGGAACTAAAGTTGTTTTAGCTAAAAAAGAATTCGAATTATTGTATTTGTTAGCTTCGAAACCAGGTAAAGTTTATACAAGAGAATCAATCCTTAAAAACATCTGGGAAGATTCAGTTGTGGTAACCAATCGTACCATTGATGTTCATATCCGTAAACTCCGTGAAAAACTAGGCGAAACTTATGTAGCTACTGTAAAAGGAGTTGGTTATAAGTTTGAGTTGAGTTAA